A region of the Silene latifolia isolate original U9 population chromosome 9, ASM4854445v1, whole genome shotgun sequence genome:
AGTTTGAGTGAGCTTGTTGGCAAGAGAATTGgtaagaaaaggaagatgggtaGTGTAAATGTGGTTGAAACAccaattgttgaggaaagaaggaGAAGTCATAGGGAAAAGTCGAAAAGGGATGATAGGAAGCTAGGAAAAAGTGGGACAAGGAAGGATTTAGAGGTTGAAAAGTCGCGAATTGATAATAGAAAGAGGAGTGGAGTAGTGGAGGAAGAGGTTGAGAATTCGGAAAATGATTTGAGGAAACTAGGAAGGAATGGGGGTGTGAGTGAATCGGAGAGTGTGAGTTGTGAAGATAGTGAAGAAGTGGAGGAATTGACATTGGCCGAGATGCAAATGAATGATGTGAGGAAAGTAGGGAGGGATGGGGGTGTTAGTGAATCGGAGAGCGTGAGTGGTGATGATAGTGAAGAAGTGGAGGAATTGACATTGGCCGAGATGCAAATGAATGATGTGAGGAAACTAGGGAGGGAGGGAGGTGTTAGTGAATCGGAGAGCTTGAGCGGTGAAGATAGTGAAGAAGTGGAGGAATTGACATTGGCCGAGATGCAAATGAATGATGTGAGGAAAGTAAGGAGGGATGAGGGTGTGAGTGAATCGGGAAGCGTGAGTGGTGAAGATAGTGAAGAAGTGGAGGAATTGACATTGGCCGAGATGCAAATGAATGATGTGAGGAAATTAGGGAGGGATGGGGGTGTTAGTGAATTGGAGAGCGTGAGCGGTGAAAATGGTGAAGAAGTGGAGGAATTGACATTGGCTGAGATGCAAATGAAGGCATCGAGGAAACCAAAAGGGAAGAAAGAGGATGGGAAGAGGAAAGTGACATTTAGGAAGGAGGTTGAGGTTGAGGACGAGGACGAGGAGGAAGTGGTGCTATTGAACAAGAAGAAGAGAATTAGTGTGGAAAGTGGGGATTTGGAGGTAATGACGGTGGAGGATTCGGACTTTTATGACTTTGATGAGGATAGAGTAGAGAGGAGTTTCAAGAAGGGTCAAGTGTGGGCtatatatgatgatgatgatgggatgcCTAGGCATTATGGCTTGATCGACGAGGTGGTTTCAGTGAACCCATTTGTAGTGAAAATGAGTTGGTTAGATTTTCAGAATGACGGGAATGAGAGGTCGATGATATGTTGGGAGAAAAAGGGATTCCATGTCTCTTGTGGTAAGTTTAAGGTAGCGAGGAAGGATGATGTCAAACTATTGAATATATTCTCGCATTTGGTTGCATGTGAAAGAGCAGCGAGAGAGTTGTACCGAATATATCCTAGAAAGGGTTCCGTTTGGGCTCTTTACAATGAAAGAGCATTGGATATGGAAGAGGGGAATTCTCCGAGTAGCACCAATAAGCGCGCTTATGACATTGTTTTGGTGTTAACAAGTTACAGTGAAGCATATGGGTTAAGCATGGCATACCTTAAGAAAGTTGATGGTTACAAGGCAGTATTTACGAGGCGAGAGATTGGGTACAATGCTATTAGATGCCTTGAAAAAAATGACATTAGGTTATTTTCACATCAAATCCCTGCTAGAAAGCTTTCAGAGGATGAAGCTTCTCAACTTTCGGGTGATTGTTGGGAGCTTGATCCCGCTTCGCTCCCACAGGATTTGCTTGCAGTACATGAATTCTCCCAAGACTTTTTGTGCTTGATGTAAAAGTTCACTTAATATTTGTGCCATTCTCAAAAATACGGTATCATATGATAAGACGGTCTTATTTTAGTGATTTATGTGAGATATATATATCAGTTTAACTCGTGTTACTATTATCCTTCTTAAATTCCAAATCATTAGCGCGACAAAGTGAAGCTTAGGTGTATTAAGAATCATCGATTGGGCGGGCCTCAATAACCATCGGTTTAAACGTTTTTGTTGTGTTGGTTTTCTAACATAGTATCGGAGTTTTCAATAACGCTGAGGTCCCAATTGAGCTTGAACTATTAATTTAAACCTTTGATTGAGATGGTCGTGTAACAGTCAAACAGGCTACTGAAAACGATGTCGCAACAGTTTGACTGAAGTTGGACAATGTCATTACTTTCTTAATGATGTGCTAAGCTTGTTTTGATGGGTCATTAGCACCCCACTTAAACGATCATGTACTCCATTAagcattttttaacacaaagtCAAATTGCAGGacattaagaatatgagtagaaACATTCCTTGTTATGAATTGATTATGTTGATTTTCTGAATTCCTTGAGTTATGAATTGAGTTATGTTGATGCCTTGTGTAAATAACCCTGTCCCGGTTTTACTCATTGTTGCATTGATAGTATTATCTACTCAAGGCGCGACTTCATCACATAGTCGTGGTTACATGAGCAGCGTCTGCAACAAGACTAACTCTTACATTTCAGGCAGCGCGTTTGAAACCAATCTGAATAACACCCTTTACAGTCAACTCCTTCCTAAGGCCTCCTCGACCGGGTTCTGGAACTTCACCCAAGGCTCAGGCGATGATCAAGCCTACGCCCTTTTCTACTGTAAGGGTGATGTTGATCAGGAGACTTGTCAGGATTGTGTAGAGGCTGCAGCCAGGAAAATAACTGATGCCTGCAAATTCTCGAAAGAAGGGATTGTCTGGTTTGAGGAATGTACATTGAGGTATGCCAATCGAACCATTTTCTCTGACGATGAGGAAAAACCGTATTTTTTATACAACAATGTCACTGGCATTGTGAATGAATATCGTCTTGAACCACATAAAGAAGTATTTGATACCACAATGGATGCCCTCGTACAAGAGGCTGCTTATGGTGAAGGAACCTTGCCGGGATTTGCTACAAAAGAATTCATTGTCTACTCATTTGAGACCATCCGTGGCTTGGCTCAATGTACTCCTGATATTGTGGGTCCCGGATGTTACAGATGTCTGAAAGCCACTCTCAGATTAAGGGATACGTGGGCTAATACAATGGTGTTTCTTCCAAGCTGCGTCTTTAGATATGAATTGTATGAAGCTGTGCTTCCTTCGGCTCCTTCGAGACCTAAAAATACCCAACCCGGTATGCCCTGACTATTACTACTAGCAAAGGATTTTGGTTATCGCTGGCATTCCTCATTTAGTCATTTGACATCTTTGTTTCCTGTTATTTGTGTCAGGTTTTTTAATTACAGTTCCAGCGGTTGTGATGTTCGTTATGCTGGCTGCGGGCGGATGCTGTTGGTTATGGCAATGTTATTCAAAAGGTCAGACAAAAAATCACACATTCATCTTGATTAAAAACCCGCGACCAGTGAACCAGAATTTAATGGCTTGATGAGTTAAAACATGAATTGAAAATTTTAGGAGGACGAGTTAGTAACACAGTTAAGAGTAACTTAAAAAAGAAACGGAAATTTTAGTTAAAAAATCAAATACTTGGTAATTATTTTTTCAGTGGTAGCGATAGCCCCTACTAGCTCTCCTCGCTCCACCagtgaaaaagagggagacagtGTGCAAGGACTGCCCAAGTACAGCTTCTCCAAAGTGGACCAAATGACGGATGGGTTTAAGAAACAGCTGGGTAAAGGCGGTTATGGAGTAGTTTACCATGGTCACTTATTAGATGGCTCTAAAGAAGTTGCTGTCAAGGTGCTAAGTGAGGATGATGCTCCCATGCAATTTAGCAATGAGGTGCGTAACTCTTTGTTTCATTTTACCGAAACTTACAGTTCATCCATATTTGTAGATTCTGTAGTCTGTGCTGCAGCTAAGTGATGATGGAAAAAAACTCAATGTTTTGGCGCAGATTAGTGTGTTTTTAAAGATTTCTCACAAGAACTTAGTTTCTCTGCTTGGATACTGTAAAGATGGAACCAATTTGGCCCTAATTTACGAGTTTATGGACAATGGTGACTTGAGAACTCTTCTGTCAGGTGAACCATTTATCATGCATTTATCTGAATTTAGTCATGGTCTTTTCTCCTGCAAGACTGAGATGTCTGTCCTGTTGAACAGAAAATGCAGGTTCTGTAAGCTGGACTGATCGACTAAACATAGCTATTGACACGGCTGAGGGTCTGGGCTCTATCTATTTTCGATACAATTCTCTCTTCTTTGTGTAATagactagattaatacactataTGATTAAGCTTGTGAATAATCTGTATAATTTACATTCCTGCAGGATTGCATTATCTGCACAGTCACTGTGGAGTGCCTATAATTCACAGAGATGTTAAGCCTGCTAATATCCTGCTGAATCAGCGTCTCCAGGCTAAGGTGGCGGATTTTGGGTTAACTAAAATATTCCCTGAAAAAGATGTAACCACTTTGAAAACACGGGTCATCAGTACCCCGGGGTACACTGCTCCTGAGTAAGTTTCATAATTATGTCGGGGAGTATATAGTGTTAACTGTTAAGATGTTACTTGAGACGATATATGTTAAATTGTACAGGTACTCCACAACTGGGCAGCTTAATGCTAAAGCGGATGTTTACAGCTTCGGGGTTGTTTTGCTGGAGCTAATCACGGGAGTAACACCCCGTCTGGACTTTGATTTGGTTGAATGGTTCGAAAATGTATATAAAGCAGGAGATATAAAGGATATATTGGATCCGAGAATTAAACAACAAAGAATGCAGATTCTTGACAACGGATGTGGGTGGAAGGCAATCGAAGTAGCTAAGACATGTGTcgaaaaatatgagaaaaaaaggCCAACGATGTGGGAAGTCCTTGTGAATTTGAAACAATGCTTGGACATGGTTCATGTGACCTCGGAAGTGAAATAATAATGATGTTTATCAATTTAAGATTGTTCTGCAGGTTTGGTTTGGTGGTATTGCTTTAACTCTGTAATGCTCATGCTGATACTGATACTGATGCTAATACGAAATGAAGACGTCTTCCTGTAATAGCAGGGTTCAAGGATTATGTACCTCCCGGCTCCCTTGTTAAACGGTCTTCTGATAAGTATTAGCATAAAATCATTTTATTGTTGAATTGAATGTAAAAGAGTAATGGCGTACTGAAAAAATCGTTAAATGATTGTTAGTGACACGTAAAATAGTTCACCGACTAAGAAAGGCAATTGAGTCACTAACAATGATGGATATTTATTCCGGTACAAGATAAAATACTTTCGAAAACTAACTAGTAACTACCGACTTTTTTCGAGGAAAGTAGATGTAAAAGTCGCAACTAAATTGATGCATAGTAAAGGGTTTGTGTCGTGTAATTAACTCATAAATGGAAGGTGACGAAGGCAGAATGAAACATGTAACTGCTTGAACACATGTTTAAGAAATAGTTTCAAAAACAAAGTCAGAACAAAAAGAaaacgccgttgccggggatcgaACCCGGGTCACCCGCGTGACAGGCGGGAATACTTACCACTATACTACAACGACTTGTTGGTTATTATGATTAATAAATATTTTTGTTTACACGTCATGTCGTCATTGATTGTGATTAGGCAGCATTGTTTAATGGCACTGAATTATAGAGTActtttatttattaaagtacatGAAGAGTGTAATTAGTACACTTATTATGACTTATCACAACATTGGGAACTACAAACTCATTACTTCATTACTTATGAAATACTCTACATTTCCTTGATTTCTTGATCATTCCTTTTCTTTATTTTTGATATTTTTACATGAATTAAGCtgtacgtatttatttatttcactATAAGGCGATTTATTAGTCAATTATCGAACGTATGGAAAATAAAGtcatatcttttttttttaatatgacGATTTTACTTgtataaattttaattttttgatCACTAGCATAATTTTTGTCGATTATATCTATGTCTTTAGAGCATGATTTGATCGTAAAGATGTTTTAACATAAGACTCTCTACAACTTTACTTTGTCACTTGGCTAAGATTCAAACTTATAACACTCATTTAGATAAATTTTAAGGAGTATATTTTAGTTTGGATGCATCAAATTTGGTTCAAAATTGTGAGATGACTAATACCTATTCAAGTTACGAAGTATATCGTCACAAACTTGTAACATGTCAAATATCACCTACAGATAAGTTAAAAATTAGGGTGTCTATTAAGTCACAAATAACTTATCTTTATCTATCCATGTGGGTAATATTTGACTCGTCACAAGCTTACGACGAATATGATCATCACAAACAAGAATATGTGTTCAAATTATGAATGGATTATGTCAAGGGAGCTCAGTCAAAATGGACGACTATTGAAATTCACATTAAAGACAAATTGATtcaatacgtcatgtacaaaaaaaaaaaatatattttgtaTCATCCAAACTCCAAATAACTTAGTCTAACTTTGAATTCAATCATCCCACCACCGTAAATGACCCGCTAAATAATATGAATGCTTACCACCAAAATAATTGTGTGACATAATTCAATTTTAAACCTAAAATAATCTCAATCTACGTTGACTTAACCGATATGACAATATCCAATCCAATTTAACTCATTTATCACCTAGGAAACCCAAACACTTCTATCATCTAGCGTGTCCGTGTCAGACACTGACACTTTATATAACACTCAGAAATATATGTCACACACTTACCATATCCTACATTTTTGCAATATCGTGTTATATCCGTTTCATGTCCATATCCATATCCGTATCGGTATCGATGCTAACTACTTTACCACTCACCTTTCTTTTACTTGAAAAGGCATCCACATCATCATGTGATTCAATGTCATCATGATACAAAAGTGGTAAACTGTCAGGTGATCAAAAAGTGGGTAAATAAATGGAGTAAATAATAACTGAAAAATACAACTTTCATTGCCATTTTTTTTACCATCAAAATCCAACAAATTTCCCAAAATTTTCCTCAAATTTCTTACCTTCCTCCATCTCCTCTCTCCTCACAATTCCCGTGCACAAATTTTCTCCCAATTTAATCAATCCacatttctagggtttccaattttTCAAATTCCCCCAAATCTCCAAATCAATCACGCAACATTCTATTATTTCCGCCATTGATGATTGTATTATTGAGGTGTTCGATGAATGGGGAATGAAGACGACGAGGAATGCAGAGAGAAATGGAGGTGAGAAGCGATAAGATTCCGGCGATTGAAAGAACTAGGTTAAAAGTTTGGTTTATTAGGGTTTGTTCTAGTATATTGTTATGGACATGTATTGTTCATCTTGTTGCTGTTAGTGAGCTATGGCGTCCTCGATTTATTGCCGGCATTTCGTATCGGTTTTCGCATGTTTCTCCTACCATTCATTCTGCTGTTGTATTGTCGTCGCCACCACCTCCGCCGCCTCTTCCTCCGGCAAGTGAGTTGATGTTTATAAAGGTTTATTTAATTGTTGAATTATTTGTTGTGATTTGTGGCGCTTGATTGTTTTAAGACTCGATCTTGAACAGTGGCGGAACCAGAATTTGAAGTCGCGGATTAAAACATGTATGGACAGTGGACACcctgaaaaatgaaaaatttgggaattttttaattaaaatttcattattattttttaatttatctTATTGCAGTATATTTCTCGCCCTGTAACTGCAAATCCTGGTTATGCAACTGTATACGGAGTGCTTCGCGTATTTTGACTTGACAAAGCAGTAAGGAACCCGAAATGAAAAGTAGAGAGATGATGGATAGAGAAAAGTATTTATAAGTCGAGGGGGCGATGTTGTAATGCAATGGAGAAATTTAGAAAAAGGAATTGAAAACTGTAAGTTAGAAGTTCggattttgaaattttgattGCTTATTGGGGTAGTTGCTCTTGCTCATGCTATAGCCCACTTGCCACGCGACTGATTTCTAGTGAGATTATGAAATGGATTTGGATGATTATTGTGCTAGGGGTGGGTTGTAGAAAAATGTTAAGAACTCTTATGGTTTCACAGTGAGACTGTCTTAAATCGAGTTTTTGTTTGGTGATGGGCTGATGGCATTGTTAGTTTATGGATTTGTTTGCTGCTCCATTGAAGTTTGGCTTAGTTATTGTGCCTGCATTTGAGCGTTAGCGTTCAAGGAGTTTTTAAAGGGCAATGCTGTGCTTTGGTATGTCTGGATTCTATATTTGAACAGCACGCTGCatcgatgtttttttttttttttttttttttggataggGAAAGAGTAATAGTTGCCATGGGGCTTAAGGACTTTGAGTGTAACTATAGATATATGTATGCTTAATTAGATATGCCTTTTCCCATATGAAGTGGTTTTAATTTGTGCACGATGTGCGAGAATTTAAGGAGTAAGTGAAGTTAGATTACTTGTTGATATCTATTCTTAGACAGTAAACATTGTCCTTTTTAAATGGAGTGGATTATTTTTAATACCAGGGAGAGCGAGAGACGGAATATGAGGCTTAGTTTCCGTGGAATTtaagttttttgttttgttttcaggTGCATCCAAGGTAATATATTGTCTAGAGTGGTGTGTTTTCTCATTAGTGGTTTGCATCCTCATATATGACTCTTGAAACGCTTAATCATTTGGCAAATGATTTTGGTGCAGGAAACTACACAAGTAGGGGCTTTCTGAGAGTTACGTGCAATGGGGGCTTGAATCAGATGCGTGCTGCGGTTTGTCTCGTTTTAATCTGATTCATTTTGTCTTCTATCCTTATGCTATGTTTTCGTAACTTTATGTTCATTACAGATTTGTGACATGGTGACTGTAGCAAGATTCCTAAACCTCACCTTGATAGTCCCAGAGCTTGATAAGTCGTCCTTCTGGGCAGATACTAGGTACATATATATTTAGAAGGTTTAATTTGGTTTTTGTTTGTAGTTGGTTGTATTAGATGTCTAAGTGTCTAACCTCATAGGGATCTGGTGCAGTGAATTTGATGACATCTTTGATGTGAAACATTTTATTAATTCTTTGAGGGATGAAGTTCGAATCATCAGGAGACTGCCAAAGAGATTTAATAGGAAGTATGGATCTCAACAGCTGGTTATGCAACCTATCAGCTGGTCCAGTGAGAAATACTATTTTCAACAGGTATCTGTACAAGCTTATTGCTTTGGACATGGTTGAATATTAGGAATTATAGGTTCCTTATGATTATAGTGCTTTAGCCTTTTTGAGCAATGTTAAACCTAGGTATCTTAGGTTTCTTTTTCATTGTCAGCGTAAGAGCTCTTTAACAGTTATATTTTAAATGTCGAAGACGTCGGTCATTCTCTTGGAATTAATTTATCAAGGTGACTGTAACTCTGTAAGGCTTTTTTAGCATATTTTCTCCCACCTCCCTGTGAAATAAATTGCTGCTATCTTGTCACTGTGATTTGTGACTTTGGTTGTGGCTATGGGTGTGTCTTAGACGTCTGGGGAAGTTTCTTCACATGAAATTCCTAGGATGAAGCAAGTGTGGGAAAATCTAACTGGGATAGTTTTTTGGCTAATGTGTTTGGTTTGAGTGAATTAGTTGTAATTTATGGGGTCACGTCATTCTGTAGACTATATTTGAGGTCAGGCAGTTCTTTTTGCTTTTCTCTGTGCGAAAGCAGTTGGTGATTTCAAGAAGATCCTGATATCTTTGATTTGGATTTTGGAGTAATCAAAATTTCTTGTAATGATTTGACAAAGAGTGAAGGACCCCCGGCCTCTATTGTATTCATCATCTTAACAATATTAATTTCTGTCCAAATAATATGCACCACTGAAGGACCCCGGTCTCTATTGCGTTCATCATCTtaacaatatttttttttatccAAATAAGATTTTATGGTACTCTCTCCGTGTACAAGAGATTCATTTCTGTATACTTTTAACTTGTTGAAATTAGCTTCAAATATGCACCAATGTTAGCCTTGTAGGTAGATTGAATCTGAGACAAAAGTCTATCTGATCTCAGGGGAGAAGATAAAATGGTTGCCCGGTTTCGCTTTTTTGAATGTTCATTGTAGTCTTTTCTGATTCTGTATTGTTCTGGCATGATGGGTATTATGCAGGTTCTGCCTTTATTCGACAAGCATAAGGTCATACATTTTAATAAAACAGATGCACGTCTGGCAAACAACGGACTTCCTCTTGACTTTCAGAAACTCAGGTGCCGCGTAAATTTTCAGGCCTTGAAATTCACTCCCGAGATTGAGGCTTTGGGACATAAATTGATTCATCTCCTTGAAGAGAAGGGTCCTTTCATCGGTTTACATCTTCGATATGAGATGGACATGTTGGCTTTCTCTGGTTGTAACCATGGTTGCTCTGAAGAGGAAGCTGAAGAGCTCAAGCGGTTGAGGTTGGTACTTCACATATTAATATTGGTGCTTTTATCTTATGTTTGGGGAACTCTAAACGTGTTAAGTATTTTTGGTTTTAGTTTTATGAAGAGCTATTTGTCGTCCATCGTATCACTCACTTATTTCCGGAATGGCCCCTAGCCTTTCCCTTTAAACTATGAATATTTGAAACCTTCCTCACTGTTGAAGTTCCATGCAGTTCCCCACTGCTCCCACAATAGAACCACCTCTGCACCTCTCTGCCTCCACTTTGATACAATCTTCTCTCCTTGCTCCTCTTCCATACTCAATTACTCACACAGGTGAAACTCCCAGCCGTAATCACATCTTCAATCCCAGTTCCTTTACTGCTGCTGAAGCAGCTCCCTTTTATCAACCATACCTGCTAAACGATTCTCCTTCACTCTGATATGTTCTAACCCCTTTCGTGTCCCATCACTGAATATCTCTGCTCCTCGCCCTTGAGCATTTTTGACACAGAAATTTTTAATAAATGTCCACTCGTCTCGCTAGATTTATGGCTAAAGTGATCATCCTGGTGGATGGCATTTATTGTACACATCCATTGAGGTGTTAAGATGTGCCTCTTAAATGTCTTTCAATTTTGGGCGAGTATGTCCCCACAATGGGCAAATTGTGTTGCTTAAGCTAGGGAGAGATGTTAGGACAACGTTTATCGAGGACAAGATGCCGAGACTTCAGAATTAGCTCATAATAAAGATATGTATGTATTTTTAAGAGGTTGCAGACTTGCAGTTAGGGCTAGAAGAGGATGTATTCGACTTTCAGCCAGTTACAGTTCATGTTTTTGGTCATGCAAATCCAATGAGTGCTTTGTGGATTAGGTCTTAGCATTTGCATAAGACATGTGATAACTGTGTCATACATCTATCTTattatcgttttttttttgttgtagtTGGCTATGGTGGTGGTGGGTCCTGTGGATTTGTTATGGGATATTTTACTCATCCTCTTTAATATGTATAGACACTTTTAAAATTATATGCATTTTAGACCCTTCTTTACTTTAGATGATCTTACAACTTACTCATCTAGCATTGCTTCCTCTTCTGTATTCAGATATGCATATCCTTGGTGGAGAGATAAAGAGATCAATTCTGAGGAAAAGAGATCTCAAGGTTTATGTCCTCTTACACCCGAGGAAACAGCTTTAAGTTTGCGAGCACTGGGTTTCGATAACAGCACCCAGATTTATATTGCGTCTGGAGAAACGTATGGCAGTGAAAAAAGACTTGCAGCTCTACGAGCTGCATTCCCTAATACGGTGCGTGTTAAAGTTTAATGTTCATTCCTCCCGCACTTGAAGCCTGAAGTTTTTTGTTGCTCCTTCAGTTCCATTGAACTGGTACATGATTCATGatcgtatattttttttttgcatttcaaATGAAGCTAAAGACTCACTATTCTTCTACGTAGAAATGTCATAATGACTAActtaatttttatgttttggtAGTTAGTTCGTTTTATTAATATCCATTATGAGTTAACATTTTGGTTCGTAACTTCCATTAGACCTTGTGTTGAGTGAAAGAGAATATCACCATAGCTTTTGGTTAGTATTTTCTTGAAGTGAACATTTCTTATTGACTGAAAGTCGGGTACATTATATTCAGAAGGATTGTTTGCTGAATGGGCTAGAGTCAATGGATACTTCAATGAAGCTAAAAGTATATTGCCGATTATTAGCTTGTGAGTTGAAAAGGCTGTTCTTTGCGATTGCAGATTAAAAAGGATATGCTGCTTGATCCTGATGATTTACGGCAGTTCCGTAATCATTCTTCTCAAATGGCTGCCTTAGACTTTATGGTTTCTGTCGCAAGTGATACTT
Encoded here:
- the LOC141598743 gene encoding uncharacterized protein LOC141598743, translating into MAENPQINEQEQEAIRLKTLAESNYNSSNLKLALNYANQAHNLYPNLPGLTEMLTAFKILHSSINPRKPPKNLEHPFPSPDLYNILGVTPFSSLSIIKAQYKKLALLLHPDKNTIKNASNEAFKLVNDAFHVFSDKGKRRVYDTRLRLALLEEKEVSEDEDDEGLVEEGMFWTMCSKCRLRHRFERNYVGQRLVCPSCEHNFEASEVGDDDHEEEEDRVESRKTVVEEDVEDWEMSSLSELVGKRIGKKRKMGSVNVVETPIVEERRRSHREKSKRDDRKLGKSGTRKDLEVEKSRIDNRKRSGVVEEEVENSENDLRKLGRNGGVSESESVSCEDSEEVEELTLAEMQMNDVRKVGRDGGVSESESVSGDDSEEVEELTLAEMQMNDVRKLGREGGVSESESLSGEDSEEVEELTLAEMQMNDVRKVRRDEGVSESGSVSGEDSEEVEELTLAEMQMNDVRKLGRDGGVSELESVSGENGEEVEELTLAEMQMKASRKPKGKKEDGKRKVTFRKEVEVEDEDEEEVVLLNKKKRISVESGDLEVMTVEDSDFYDFDEDRVERSFKKGQVWAIYDDDDGMPRHYGLIDEVVSVNPFVVKMSWLDFQNDGNERSMICWEKKGFHVSCGKFKVARKDDVKLLNIFSHLVACERAARELYRIYPRKGSVWALYNERALDMEEGNSPSSTNKRAYDIVLVLTSYSEAYGLSMAYLKKVDGYKAVFTRREIGYNAIRCLEKNDIRLFSHQIPARKLSEDEASQLSGDCWELDPASLPQDLLAVHEFSQDFLCLIAFETNLNNTLYSQLLPKASSTGFWNFTQGSGDDQAYALFYCKGDVDQETCQDCVEAAARKITDACKFSKEGIVWFEECTLRCLKATLRLRDTWANTMVFLPSCVFRYELYEAVLPSAPSRPKNTQPGFLITVPAVVMFVMLAAGGCCWLWQCYSKVVAIAPTSSPRSTSEKEGDSVQGLPKYSFSKVDQMTDGFKKQLGKGGYGVVYHGHLLDGSKEVAVKVLSEDDAPMQFSNEISVFLKISHKNLVSLLGYCKDGTNLALIYEFMDNGDLRTLLSENAGSVSWTDRLNIAIDTAEGLHYLHSHCGVPIIHRDVKPANILLNQRLQAKVADFGLTKIFPEKDVTTLKTRVISTPGYTAPEYSTTGQLNAKADVYSFGVVLLELITGVTPRLDFDLVEWFENVYKAGDIKDILDPRIKQQRMQILDNGCGWKAIEVAKTCVEKYEKKRPTMWEVLVNLKQCLDMVHVTSEVK
- the LOC141598744 gene encoding rhamnogalacturonan I rhamnosyltransferase 1 isoform X1, which translates into the protein MQREMEVRSDKIPAIERTRLKVWFIRVCSSILLWTCIVHLVAVSELWRPRFIAGISYRFSHVSPTIHSAVVLSSPPPPPPLPPARNYTSRGFLRVTCNGGLNQMRAAICDMVTVARFLNLTLIVPELDKSSFWADTSEFDDIFDVKHFINSLRDEVRIIRRLPKRFNRKYGSQQLVMQPISWSSEKYYFQQVLPLFDKHKVIHFNKTDARLANNGLPLDFQKLRCRVNFQALKFTPEIEALGHKLIHLLEEKGPFIGLHLRYEMDMLAFSGCNHGCSEEEAEELKRLRYAYPWWRDKEINSEEKRSQGLCPLTPEETALSLRALGFDNSTQIYIASGETYGSEKRLAALRAAFPNTIKKDMLLDPDDLRQFRNHSSQMAALDFMVSVASDTFVPTYDGNMARLVEGHRRYLGFKKTIILDRKRLVELIDLHQNGTISWDNFTFAVKEVHQNRSGLPIHRKIIPDKPKEEDYFYANPEQCLCQHSNCSYIEMGNNTNVVH
- the LOC141598744 gene encoding rhamnogalacturonan I rhamnosyltransferase 1 isoform X2, yielding MASSIYCRHFVSVFACFSYHSFCCCIVVATTSAASSSGNYTSRGFLRVTCNGGLNQMRAAICDMVTVARFLNLTLIVPELDKSSFWADTSEFDDIFDVKHFINSLRDEVRIIRRLPKRFNRKYGSQQLVMQPISWSSEKYYFQQVLPLFDKHKVIHFNKTDARLANNGLPLDFQKLRCRVNFQALKFTPEIEALGHKLIHLLEEKGPFIGLHLRYEMDMLAFSGCNHGCSEEEAEELKRLRYAYPWWRDKEINSEEKRSQGLCPLTPEETALSLRALGFDNSTQIYIASGETYGSEKRLAALRAAFPNTIKKDMLLDPDDLRQFRNHSSQMAALDFMVSVASDTFVPTYDGNMARLVEGHRRYLGFKKTIILDRKRLVELIDLHQNGTISWDNFTFAVKEVHQNRSGLPIHRKIIPDKPKEEDYFYANPEQCLCQHSNCSYIEMGNNTNVVH